A stretch of the Ignavibacteria bacterium genome encodes the following:
- the larB gene encoding nickel pincer cofactor biosynthesis protein LarB, which yields MQEATLRQLLQRFRKGKLSEHQFLQRLKTLPFEDLEIANIDYHRALRKGFPEIIYGEGKSANDVKLIVSKMLKKKLPVVITRVTSEHIAVLKKFSPVQHFEKARISTINYSEPHKRKGKIIVVSAGTSDISVAEEAAVTAELLGSNVERLYDVGVAGIHRLLQRVNIFHNAHCVICVAGMEGALPSVVGGIVSCPVIAVPTSIGYGASFQGIAALLAMLNSCSVGISVVNIDNGFGAGYQAHIINFQSTVVSDD from the coding sequence ATGCAAGAAGCAACGCTCCGTCAACTTCTCCAACGATTTCGAAAAGGAAAACTTTCAGAACATCAATTTCTTCAGCGGTTAAAAACACTCCCGTTTGAAGATTTAGAAATCGCAAATATTGATTATCATCGCGCACTGCGAAAAGGATTCCCCGAAATTATTTACGGCGAAGGAAAATCAGCAAACGATGTGAAACTCATCGTGAGCAAAATGCTCAAAAAAAAATTGCCCGTCGTCATTACGCGCGTTACTTCCGAGCATATCGCAGTACTAAAAAAATTTTCTCCCGTTCAGCACTTTGAGAAAGCACGAATTAGTACTATCAATTATTCTGAACCGCACAAGAGAAAAGGAAAAATCATTGTCGTATCTGCAGGAACATCCGATATATCGGTTGCAGAAGAAGCCGCTGTAACAGCAGAATTATTGGGAAGTAATGTTGAACGATTATACGATGTTGGCGTTGCAGGAATTCATCGCTTGCTTCAGCGAGTGAATATTTTTCATAATGCACACTGCGTTATTTGTGTAGCCGGAATGGAAGGTGCGCTTCCTTCGGTCGTTGGTGGAATTGTTTCTTGTCCCGTAATCGCAGTACCAACAAGTATCGGTTATGGCGCTTCTTTTCAAGGAATTGCCGCGTTGCTTGCAATGCTTAATTCGTGCTCCGTTGGAATTTCTGTTGTGAATATTGATAACGGATTTGGCGCCGGATATCAAGCGCATATCATCAACTTCCAATCAACTGTTGTATCCGATGATTGA
- a CDS encoding YjgP/YjgQ family permease — protein sequence MILFRIILRAHLGPFLFSFFTLMFVFLLQFIMRFIDQLVGKGLGGWVIVELITMNLAWMVVLAVPMSVLVATLMAYGNLSSANEITAMKSSGASVTQLMLPSVIVATFLAAFLVYFNNEILPDANHRAKSLIIDIRRKKPTLTIQSGVFCKDISGYSILAGKTFEKTNELLDVKIYDYNNPESEIILTAKKGNVSFSPDYQNLIMDLTDGEIHELSTTDVQTYRRIKFQHHRIAIFVEGLMFERSAEGTFERSDRELNAKDMKQIVDSLEHINAEIRTSTQMKIRAHFSKLLSENFESNQQKKANNEFVPFVQNSYNTHFFFSTISNDISQIEYYQNQIDEFLVEIHKKYSIPFACIVFALVGAPLGMMVRRGGFGIAATLSLGFFLLYWSFLVSGEKFADRNIISPFVGMWSANILLTVLSFFLIRKSQQHTLFSLKKIFTKQHFVSR from the coding sequence ATGATACTCTTTCGAATTATACTTCGCGCACATCTTGGTCCGTTCCTCTTCTCGTTTTTTACGCTGATGTTCGTTTTTCTATTGCAGTTCATTATGCGTTTCATTGACCAACTCGTTGGAAAAGGACTTGGAGGTTGGGTAATTGTCGAACTCATCACAATGAATCTTGCATGGATGGTGGTGCTTGCAGTTCCGATGTCTGTACTTGTTGCAACATTGATGGCGTATGGAAATCTTTCTTCTGCAAATGAAATTACTGCAATGAAATCGAGCGGCGCAAGCGTTACACAATTGATGCTTCCGTCCGTTATAGTAGCAACGTTCCTTGCGGCATTTCTCGTGTATTTCAACAATGAAATACTTCCAGATGCCAATCATCGAGCAAAATCGTTGATTATTGATATTCGAAGAAAAAAGCCAACGCTCACAATTCAAAGCGGGGTATTCTGCAAAGATATTTCCGGCTACAGTATTCTTGCAGGAAAAACTTTTGAAAAAACAAACGAACTTCTCGATGTAAAAATTTATGATTACAACAATCCCGAATCTGAAATTATTCTTACAGCAAAAAAAGGGAACGTTTCATTTTCTCCTGATTATCAAAATTTGATAATGGATTTAACCGATGGTGAAATTCACGAATTGAGTACAACGGATGTTCAAACATATCGGAGAATAAAATTTCAACATCACCGAATTGCAATCTTTGTTGAAGGATTGATGTTTGAACGTTCTGCAGAAGGTACGTTCGAGCGCAGCGACAGAGAACTCAATGCGAAAGATATGAAGCAAATAGTTGATTCGCTGGAACATATCAATGCTGAAATTCGCACTTCAACGCAAATGAAAATTCGCGCACATTTTAGTAAGTTGCTTTCGGAAAATTTTGAATCCAATCAGCAAAAAAAAGCGAATAATGAGTTTGTTCCGTTTGTGCAAAATTCATACAACACGCATTTTTTTTTCTCAACAATTTCCAACGACATTTCTCAAATCGAATATTATCAAAATCAGATTGATGAATTTCTTGTTGAAATACATAAGAAATACTCAATTCCGTTTGCATGTATTGTCTTTGCTCTTGTTGGTGCGCCGTTGGGAATGATGGTTCGCCGCGGCGGATTTGGAATAGCCGCAACGTTAAGTTTAGGTTTCTTTTTGCTCTATTGGTCGTTTCTTGTTAGTGGGGAAAAATTTGCTGACCGCAACATCATTTCTCCGTTTGTGGGAATGTGGTCAGCAAACATACTTTTAACTGTACTCAGTTTCTTTCTTATCAGAAAAAGTCAGCAACACACGCTATTCTCATTGAAAAAAATATTTACTAAACAGCATTTCGTTTCGAGATAA
- a CDS encoding S41 family peptidase, whose product MKKYFTYNTLLFIISFAVISSFSFAAKENDNKFLFKINKSIDIFGKVYQEIASNYVEGIDPERLMQAGIDGMLDVLDPYTEFYDADETDEVDLLTTGTYGGVGITIGVRDGYITILSLMEGYSAQRQGLIPGDRLIEIDGKNIVGWKVEDVRKLTRGDPFTEVKVKIERDGEKESLEFSLMREKIQLKSITFADFVEPQIAYIRLERFTRQTGEDLQDKIRELKKRGEISGIILDLRENPGGLLDAAVNVTETFLPKNSLVVSTKGKIPSSAFMREYISQKDPLLSSTPLVVVMNKNSASASEIVAGAIQDYDRGVLVGTRTYGKGLVQNIVPLPYNTQLKLTTAKYYTPSGRCIQEIDYSKEEKGGVYVATPESLRKDFYTTHNRKVKDLGGVSPDTVVEFPESSSLYKALMQKSFLFKYANAFYSANKIMPLEFPNDSAMLSEFKKFVTEKQFSFEEETETTLKELIELANKSGMSATLLSQLEETQKQLALEKDSSFERSRIEILRTLRMEIMSRYRGEKGRIEESLKDDNQIAAAKEILRNKELYSHFLFPQTELHQVHKENKKE is encoded by the coding sequence ATGAAAAAATATTTCACATACAATACTCTGCTGTTTATTATTTCATTTGCAGTAATATCTTCGTTTTCTTTTGCCGCGAAAGAAAACGACAACAAATTTCTTTTTAAAATCAATAAAAGCATAGACATCTTCGGAAAAGTCTATCAGGAAATTGCTTCAAATTATGTTGAAGGAATAGATCCTGAACGCTTAATGCAAGCAGGAATTGATGGAATGTTGGACGTTCTTGATCCGTACACAGAATTTTATGATGCGGATGAAACTGATGAAGTTGATTTACTAACAACAGGAACATATGGCGGAGTTGGTATCACGATTGGAGTTCGCGACGGTTATATTACAATTTTATCGTTAATGGAAGGATATTCTGCGCAACGGCAGGGTTTAATTCCAGGTGACCGACTCATTGAAATTGACGGAAAAAATATTGTCGGATGGAAAGTTGAAGATGTGAGAAAATTGACACGAGGAGATCCTTTCACAGAAGTTAAAGTAAAAATTGAACGCGACGGAGAAAAAGAATCGCTGGAGTTTTCATTGATGCGTGAAAAAATACAACTGAAAAGCATCACGTTTGCCGATTTTGTCGAGCCGCAAATTGCATACATTCGGCTTGAACGATTTACGCGACAAACAGGAGAAGATTTGCAGGACAAAATTCGGGAATTAAAAAAACGAGGAGAAATTTCAGGAATTATACTTGACTTACGCGAAAATCCCGGCGGTTTGTTAGATGCCGCAGTAAATGTTACTGAAACATTTCTTCCCAAAAATTCTTTAGTCGTTTCTACGAAAGGTAAAATTCCTTCCTCTGCGTTTATGCGCGAATATATTTCTCAGAAAGATCCGCTACTTTCCTCTACTCCGCTGGTCGTCGTGATGAATAAAAATTCTGCAAGTGCATCTGAAATTGTTGCTGGCGCAATCCAAGATTATGATCGTGGAGTCCTGGTAGGAACGCGAACGTATGGAAAAGGACTCGTGCAGAATATTGTTCCATTGCCGTACAATACACAACTAAAATTAACTACTGCAAAGTACTATACTCCGAGCGGAAGATGTATTCAAGAAATTGATTATAGTAAAGAAGAAAAAGGAGGAGTGTATGTAGCAACTCCTGAGAGTTTGCGAAAAGATTTTTATACAACGCATAACAGAAAAGTTAAAGACCTCGGCGGTGTTTCTCCCGATACCGTCGTAGAGTTTCCTGAATCATCATCGTTGTACAAAGCATTGATGCAAAAATCCTTTCTATTTAAATATGCAAATGCGTTTTATTCAGCGAACAAAATCATGCCGCTCGAATTTCCCAATGATAGCGCAATGCTTTCTGAATTCAAAAAATTTGTAACTGAAAAACAATTTTCGTTTGAAGAGGAAACCGAAACAACGTTGAAAGAACTCATAGAACTTGCAAATAAATCAGGTATGAGTGCAACGTTGCTTTCGCAACTTGAAGAAACTCAAAAACAATTGGCGTTGGAAAAAGATTCTTCATTTGAACGAAGCAGAATCGAAATTCTTCGCACGCTTCGCATGGAAATTATGAGTCGTTATCGTGGAGAAAAAGGTAGAATTGAAGAATCACTGAAAGATGATAATCAAATTGCCGCAGCGAAAGAGATTTTAAGAAACAAAGAGCTATATTCCCATTTTCTTTTTCCGCAAACTGAATTGCATCAAGTTCATAAAGAAAATAAAAAAGAGTAG
- the tmk gene encoding dTMP kinase, whose protein sequence is MFLSFEGLDGCGKTTQVELLARRLTNIGHKVLVLREPGGTTISEDIREILLNKKNSSMFSATEMLLFSAARAQLVHEVILPSLKRNCVVICDRYVDSTTAYQGFGRGISQDTIRAINNIATQRLFPMKTFFIDIPVEEALRRRNNSRITTDRMEEAETIFFQHIFDGFHFIAQQEPQRLVTIDGMNSIDIVHQQIWNLVTQQFAQ, encoded by the coding sequence ATGTTTTTATCTTTTGAAGGACTTGACGGATGTGGAAAAACCACACAAGTGGAATTGCTCGCACGACGTCTCACGAATATCGGACATAAAGTTCTTGTCCTTCGTGAACCAGGCGGAACAACAATTTCTGAAGACATCCGCGAAATTTTATTGAACAAAAAGAATTCATCAATGTTTTCTGCAACAGAAATGCTGTTGTTCTCCGCTGCGCGCGCGCAACTTGTTCACGAAGTAATTCTTCCATCTCTCAAAAGAAATTGTGTTGTCATTTGCGATAGATACGTAGATTCAACAACCGCGTATCAGGGATTTGGTCGTGGAATTTCACAGGATACTATTCGCGCAATAAACAACATCGCAACACAAAGACTTTTTCCAATGAAAACTTTTTTTATAGACATTCCTGTAGAAGAAGCACTGCGCCGTCGCAATAATTCACGTATAACGACAGACAGAATGGAAGAAGCGGAAACAATTTTTTTTCAACATATTTTTGACGGATTTCATTTTATAGCACAGCAAGAACCGCAACGTCTCGTCACTATTGACGGAATGAACTCCATTGACATTGTTCATCAGCAAATCTGGAATTTAGTAACGCAACAATTTGCTCAATAA
- a CDS encoding D-alanine--D-alanine ligase: protein MNIAVFLGGISPERNVSLASGRSVAIALQEIGHNVSVFDPALGTKLPKNLLESLPQHIAEISPSLSELSNFSPRNYFECVQSSLLDTVEIVFLLLHGTYGEDGVIQSLLELRGIPYTGSGILASALAMNKAMTKMVFERYGIPTPKWIVVEKMQLNNSVLEIWKTFPCVVKPNDGGSTIGMSIVEKSENIFSAIEHAFQYSKKVLIEEFIEGRELTVPILGNEALPVIEIKPKGGFYDYTRKYTKGETEYICPAELPEKLYNTILSEGWKAFNVLGCRGFARTDFRLKPNGEFYCLEVNTIPGMTSTSLVPKAAKVAGIEFPQLCQRIVELTLTNG from the coding sequence ATGAATATTGCTGTTTTTCTTGGCGGAATCTCTCCTGAAAGAAACGTTTCGCTCGCATCCGGAAGAAGCGTAGCAATCGCATTGCAAGAAATTGGTCACAACGTAAGTGTATTTGACCCTGCATTGGGAACGAAACTACCGAAAAATTTACTCGAATCGCTTCCGCAGCATATAGCGGAAATTTCTCCATCACTTTCTGAACTTTCAAATTTTTCTCCACGAAATTATTTTGAATGTGTTCAATCGTCATTACTCGACACTGTTGAAATCGTATTTCTTCTTCTGCACGGAACATACGGTGAAGATGGTGTAATTCAATCACTGTTGGAATTGCGCGGAATTCCGTACACAGGTTCAGGAATACTTGCAAGCGCACTTGCAATGAATAAAGCGATGACGAAAATGGTATTTGAAAGATACGGAATTCCTACACCGAAGTGGATTGTTGTTGAAAAGATGCAATTGAACAATAGCGTATTGGAGATATGGAAAACTTTTCCGTGTGTTGTAAAACCGAATGATGGGGGCTCGACAATTGGAATGTCTATTGTAGAAAAAAGTGAAAATATATTTTCAGCTATCGAACATGCGTTTCAATATTCAAAAAAGGTTTTGATAGAAGAATTTATTGAAGGAAGAGAATTAACTGTTCCGATACTTGGAAATGAAGCGTTGCCTGTTATCGAAATAAAACCGAAAGGCGGTTTCTACGATTACACGCGCAAATACACGAAAGGAGAAACGGAATACATTTGTCCTGCAGAATTACCTGAAAAATTATATAATACAATTTTAAGTGAAGGATGGAAAGCGTTTAACGTTCTTGGTTGCAGAGGGTTCGCGCGCACGGATTTTCGTTTGAAGCCAAATGGCGAATTCTATTGTTTGGAAGTGAATACCATTCCCGGAATGACATCAACAAGTTTAGTTCCGAAAGCAGCAAAAGTTGCTGGCATTGAGTTTCCTCAATTGTGTCAGAGAATTGTTGAATTAACATTAACAAATGGTTGA
- the larE gene encoding ATP-dependent sacrificial sulfur transferase LarE yields the protein MKTLILEQKLLQLQTFIAQYDSAIVAYSGGVDSSFLLKTARDILGKENVLAATGDSPSFPRKEKLFAIEQAEQFDVNHIIIQTEELQNEHYFSNPSNRCYFCKTELFTKLSQLQMRMNFNVIFDGTNFDDRFEFRPGSVSAKEHNIVSPLAFCKFSKEEIRFASHHLHLLSSEKPASPCLASRIPYGNKVTIEKLSQIEYAENIMHELGFNVCRVRHHDSVARIEVPTDVIHLLTETEIRAKLVQKFRQLGFHFITLDLNGFTSGNLNTVLSADQQITN from the coding sequence ATGAAGACACTTATTCTTGAGCAAAAATTGTTGCAACTTCAAACATTCATCGCACAATACGATTCAGCAATTGTTGCGTATTCCGGAGGAGTGGATAGTTCTTTTTTACTAAAAACTGCGCGCGATATACTCGGTAAAGAAAATGTTCTTGCTGCCACAGGAGATTCTCCATCCTTTCCGAGAAAAGAAAAACTCTTTGCCATCGAGCAAGCAGAGCAATTTGACGTCAATCATATCATTATTCAAACGGAGGAATTACAAAACGAGCATTATTTTTCAAACCCATCCAATCGCTGTTATTTTTGCAAAACGGAATTGTTCACAAAACTTTCTCAACTTCAGATGCGAATGAATTTCAATGTAATTTTTGACGGAACAAACTTTGACGACCGCTTTGAATTTCGTCCCGGAAGCGTTTCAGCAAAAGAACATAATATAGTATCGCCTCTTGCGTTTTGTAAGTTTTCAAAAGAGGAAATACGATTTGCATCTCATCATCTTCACTTACTATCCTCCGAAAAACCTGCATCGCCGTGTCTTGCTTCGCGCATTCCATACGGAAATAAAGTAACAATTGAAAAACTTTCGCAAATAGAATATGCGGAAAATATTATGCACGAACTTGGATTCAATGTATGCCGCGTACGCCATCACGATAGCGTTGCTCGTATTGAAGTTCCTACAGATGTGATTCATTTGCTTACGGAAACGGAAATCCGTGCAAAACTCGTTCAAAAATTCCGACAACTTGGATTTCACTTTATCACGCTTGATTTAAACGGATTTACTTCTGGAAATTTAAATACGGTTCTTTCAGCTGACCAACAAATCACGAATTAG
- a CDS encoding MerR family transcriptional regulator, which produces MKQNNIKRLYYSITEVSKITGIEPYTLRYWQDVFEQLHPSKNRGGKRAYTNYDIKIILQIKELTRNQRFTLEGAKNILRQWSDENKLDTQLNTISFETNVTEELYKTNEKLKADLREVKFFLEELLVKLS; this is translated from the coding sequence ATGAAACAGAATAACATAAAACGATTATATTATTCTATCACCGAAGTAAGCAAAATTACGGGTATTGAACCATATACTCTTCGGTATTGGCAAGACGTCTTTGAACAACTGCACCCGTCAAAAAACCGTGGGGGAAAACGTGCATACACGAATTATGACATTAAAATCATACTACAAATCAAAGAACTTACCCGCAATCAACGATTCACATTAGAAGGCGCGAAAAATATTTTGCGACAGTGGTCAGATGAAAATAAACTTGATACACAACTAAATACCATTTCATTTGAAACGAACGTAACGGAAGAATTATACAAAACAAATGAAAAATTGAAAGCAGATTTGCGAGAGGTGAAGTTTTTTTTAGAAGAATTATTGGTGAAGTTATCGTAA
- a CDS encoding deoxynucleoside kinase, producing MKQNKIFVAVAGNIGSGKSSLTKLLSSHYKWKSFYESVEDNPYLSDFYGDMHRWSFNLQVYFLSKRFRDHKTIVDLKNSVIQDRSIYEDAEIFAKNLHSIGKMDTRDFTNYCELYSIMLQYLKPPDLLIYLDATIDTLCSQIKKRGRDYEQSIPREYLEQLSCLYRDWIGNYKLGNLLVIPSDEVDFVHEKGDFNRVLMLIQSKLFEIGYQ from the coding sequence ATGAAACAAAACAAAATTTTCGTCGCTGTGGCCGGCAATATTGGTTCGGGAAAATCTTCGTTGACAAAATTATTGAGTTCGCACTATAAGTGGAAATCATTTTACGAATCAGTGGAGGATAATCCGTATTTGAGTGATTTCTATGGAGATATGCATCGCTGGTCGTTCAACTTACAAGTGTATTTTCTTTCGAAGCGTTTCCGCGACCATAAAACAATTGTTGATTTAAAAAATTCTGTTATTCAAGACCGCTCCATTTATGAAGACGCGGAAATCTTTGCAAAGAATTTGCACTCGATAGGGAAGATGGACACTCGAGATTTCACAAATTACTGCGAACTCTATTCCATTATGCTACAATATTTGAAGCCTCCCGATTTACTTATTTATCTCGATGCTACGATTGATACGTTGTGTTCGCAAATAAAAAAACGCGGAAGAGATTATGAACAATCTATTCCGCGTGAATATTTGGAGCAACTTTCCTGTTTATATCGCGATTGGATTGGAAATTACAAGTTAGGAAACCTTCTTGTTATTCCCTCTGATGAAGTTGATTTCGTTCACGAAAAAGGAGATTTCAATCGCGTCTTAATGTTGATTCAAAGCAAGTTGTTTGAGATTGGGTATCAATGA
- a CDS encoding YjgP/YjgQ family permease — MIYLLLRYVPLKLLVRYILRNFLATALFALIAFIFIFIIVDMMENLDDFLDANVEIEIIALYYVAFMPEIIKLMIPVALLFSSMFTTGKFNTYSELTAMKASGVSLYKFLIPIVATSFVISVLSIYFNGWIVPKANEKKLSIERQYLSKNLYDETSTNVFFQIGKNRICSIRNFEEGSYIASRVSIQDYWVIDKTVLVKRYDAKTMVWNDTTKIWTMYDGIVRTMKGRNQTVNSFAKKEMKNLLFVPEDIRKQQRKPDEMNYPELQEFINNQEFLGNDVSRWRVDFYGKIAFPFAGVIVVLFGIPFSSMKRKSGLGVEFGIAVAVCFVYMVFLKVSQVFGYNGDLNPLLTAWIANIIFLMLAIINVARVPK, encoded by the coding sequence ATAATCTATTTATTGCTACGTTACGTTCCTTTGAAACTTCTTGTTCGATACATCCTTCGTAATTTTTTAGCAACTGCACTATTTGCATTAATTGCATTCATTTTCATTTTCATCATAGTAGATATGATGGAAAATCTTGATGATTTTCTCGATGCAAATGTTGAAATAGAAATAATCGCGCTTTATTATGTTGCGTTTATGCCGGAAATAATAAAATTGATGATCCCGGTTGCATTGTTGTTTTCCAGTATGTTCACCACTGGAAAATTCAACACATACTCAGAATTAACTGCAATGAAAGCGAGCGGCGTAAGTTTGTATAAATTTCTGATTCCGATTGTGGCAACATCGTTCGTTATCAGTGTGCTATCTATATATTTTAACGGATGGATTGTTCCGAAAGCAAATGAAAAAAAACTTTCCATCGAGCGTCAGTATCTTTCAAAAAATCTGTACGACGAAACTTCAACGAATGTATTTTTCCAAATTGGAAAAAACAGAATTTGTTCGATTCGTAATTTTGAAGAAGGTTCCTATATCGCTTCAAGAGTGAGTATTCAAGATTATTGGGTGATTGATAAAACCGTGCTTGTGAAACGATACGATGCAAAAACTATGGTTTGGAACGATACGACAAAAATTTGGACGATGTACGATGGAATAGTTCGTACAATGAAAGGACGAAATCAAACCGTAAATTCCTTTGCAAAGAAAGAGATGAAAAATTTATTATTTGTTCCTGAAGACATTCGCAAACAGCAACGCAAACCCGATGAGATGAATTATCCGGAACTTCAGGAATTTATCAATAACCAAGAATTCCTTGGAAACGATGTTTCGCGATGGCGAGTAGATTTTTACGGAAAAATTGCGTTCCCGTTTGCAGGTGTTATTGTCGTATTATTTGGTATTCCGTTTTCTTCGATGAAGAGAAAAAGCGGATTAGGAGTAGAGTTTGGCATTGCCGTTGCTGTATGTTTTGTCTATATGGTTTTTCTCAAAGTAAGTCAAGTATTCGGATACAACGGAGATTTGAATCCATTGCTTACTGCTTGGATTGCAAATATTATTTTTTTGATGCTCGCAATCATCAACGTAGCGCGTGTACCAAAGTGA
- a CDS encoding NAD+ synthase, whose protein sequence is MNKRLPIKNLTLNYSRVEQTLTTFIRNEITKAKCTNAVFGLSGGIDSAVTAFLTTKSIGKENVCALLMPYETSNKQHIDDATNIAHKLNIPYQLLDISPMVNEFIALEPKMNVVRKGNIMARCRMIALYDTSAKHNALVIGTSNKTEILLGYGTIYGDSACGINPLGDLYKTQIWELAKHLGVPQKIINKVPTADLWQGQTDEGELGFMYHSVDLLLYYLIDKKKTLRELMQLGFTSSFIHTVKEKILRNKFKSRMPRIKKISHLQ, encoded by the coding sequence ATGAACAAACGACTCCCGATAAAAAATCTTACTCTCAATTACTCACGAGTTGAACAAACACTCACTACTTTCATTCGAAATGAAATAACAAAAGCGAAATGTACAAATGCAGTGTTTGGACTTTCCGGTGGAATTGATTCTGCCGTAACTGCATTTCTTACAACGAAATCAATAGGAAAAGAAAACGTTTGTGCGTTATTAATGCCATACGAAACAAGCAACAAACAACACATTGACGACGCTACGAACATTGCTCACAAGTTAAACATTCCCTATCAACTTTTAGATATTTCTCCTATGGTCAATGAGTTTATTGCACTTGAACCCAAAATGAATGTTGTACGCAAAGGAAATATCATGGCGCGATGCAGAATGATTGCACTTTACGACACATCCGCAAAACATAATGCGTTAGTAATTGGAACAAGCAATAAAACAGAAATATTACTTGGATACGGAACAATTTACGGCGATAGTGCTTGCGGAATAAATCCTCTCGGAGATTTATACAAAACCCAAATTTGGGAACTCGCAAAACATCTCGGCGTTCCACAAAAGATTATCAATAAAGTTCCTACTGCCGATTTGTGGCAAGGACAAACTGACGAAGGAGAACTTGGTTTTATGTATCACAGCGTAGATTTATTACTCTATTATTTGATAGACAAAAAGAAAACGTTACGTGAATTGATGCAACTAGGTTTTACATCTTCATTTATTCACACAGTAAAAGAGAAAATCTTGAGAAACAAATTCAAATCAAGAATGCCACGTATTAAAAAAATTTCGCACCTCCAATGA